A region of Panthera uncia isolate 11264 chromosome D4, Puncia_PCG_1.0, whole genome shotgun sequence DNA encodes the following proteins:
- the CDKN2B gene encoding cyclin-dependent kinase 4 inhibitor B isoform X3: MREEDKGMLRGGGDGAGLANASARGQVDTVQQLLEAGADPNGVNRFGRRPIQVMMMGSARVAELLLLHGADPNCADPATLTRPVHDAAREGFLDTLVVLHRAGARLDVRDAWGRLPVDLAEERGHRDIVRYLRAAAGD; the protein is encoded by the exons ATGCGCGAGGAGGACAAGGGCATGCTCCGTGGTGGCGGCGACGGCGCGGGCCTGGCCAACGCCTCCGCGCGGGGGCAAGTGGACACTGTGCAGCAGCTCTTGGAAGCCGGTGCGGATCCCAACGGAGTCAACCGCTTCGGGAGGCGCCCAATCCAG GTCATGATGATGGGCAGCGCCCGCGTGGCCGAGCTGCTGCTGCTCCACGGCGCGGACCCCAACTGCGCGGATCCCGCCACCCTCACCCGACCTGTGCACGACGCCGCCCGGGAGGGGTTCCTGGACACGCTGGTGGTGCTGCACCGAGCCGGGGCGCGGCTGGATGTGCGCGATGCCTGGGGCCGCCTGCCCGTGGACCTGGCTGAGGAGCGGGGCCACCGCGACATAGTCCGGTACCTGCGCGCAGCCGCGGGAGATTGA